The Acomys russatus chromosome 3, mAcoRus1.1, whole genome shotgun sequence genome has a window encoding:
- the Foxq1 gene encoding forkhead box protein Q1: MKLEVFAPRAAHGDKMGSDLEGAGRSDAPSPLSAAGDDSLGSDGDCAANSPAAGGGARDLEGGGGERNSSGRPSAQDGPEAADGTAQASATGSCAGSVGGGEGTRSKPYTRRPKPPYSYIALIAMAIRDSAGGRLTLAEINEYLMGKFPFFRGSYTGWRNSVRHNLSLNDCFVKVLRDPSRPWGKDNYWMLNPNSEYTFADGVFRRRRKRLSHRTTVPASGLPPEEASPGSAGTPQPALAGRSSPIVRSPPRREERSSPASKFSSSFAIDSILSKPFRSRRDGDTALEVQLPWGAALCPPLRAYPALLPAAPSGALLPLCAYGTGEPTLLASRGAEVQPVAPLLLAPLSTAAPAKPFRGPETGGAAHLYCPLRLPSALQAASGCGPGQHLSYPVETLLA, encoded by the coding sequence ATGAAATTGGAGGTGTTCGCCCCACGCGCGGCCCACGGGGACAAGATGGGCAGTGATCTGGAGGGGGCCGGCAGGAGCGACGCGCCATCTCCGCTGTCCGCGGCCGGCGACGACTCCTTAGGCTCAGACGGGGATTGCGCGGCCAACAGCCCGGCGGCGGGCGGTGGCGCCCGGGATCTGGAAGGTGGCGGAGGCGAGAGGAACTCGAGTGGCAGGCCGAGCGCCCAGGACGGTCCCGAGGCAGCCGATGGCACAGCTCAGGCCTCAGCGACAGGGTCGTGCGCGGGCAGCGTGGGCGGCGGCGAGGGCACGCGCAGCAAGCCGTACACGCGGCGACCTAAGCCCCCGTACTCCTACATCGCTCTCATCGCCATGGCCATCCGCGACTCGGCGGGCGGACGCCTGACGCTGGCTGAGATCAACGAGTACCTCATGGGCAAGTTTCCCTTTTTCCGCGGCAGCTACACCGGCTGGCGCAACTCTGTGCGCCACAACCTCTCCCTCAATGACTGCTTCGTCAAGGTGCTGCGCGACCCTTCGCGGCCCTGGGGCAAGGACAACTACTGGATGCTCAACCCCAACAGCGAATATACCTTCGCTGACGGGGTCTTCCGCCGCCGCCGCAAGCGCCTCAGCCACCGGACGACGGTCCCCGCGTCTGGGCTGCCGCCAGAGGAAGCCTCACCCGGCTCCGCGGGGACCCCTCAGCCTGCGCTTGCGGGCCGGTCTTCCCCGATCGTGCGCTCGCCTCCTCGGCGGGAGGAGCGCTCCAGCCCGGCGAGCAAGTTCTCTAGCTCCTTTGCCATCGACAGCATCCTCAGCAAGCCGTTTCGCAGCCGCCGCGACGGCGACACGGCTCTAGAGGTGCAGCTGCCCTGGGGCGCGGCTCTCTGCCCGCCGCTGCGCGCCTACCCCGCGCTCCTTCCCGCGGCTCCCAGCGGCGCTCTGCTGCCGCTCTGTGCTTACGGCACGGGCGAGCCCACGCTGCTGGCGTCGCGCGGGGCCGAGGTACAGCCGGTAGCGCCCTTGCTGCTGGCGCCCCTCTCCACTGCCGCCCCAGCCAAGCCATTCCGAGGTCCGGAGACGGGTGGCGCGGCGCACCTGTACTGCCCCCTACGGCTGCCCTCGGCCCTGCAGGCGGCTTCGGGCTGCGGTCCTGGCCAGCACCTGTCCTATCCGGTGGAGACTCTGCTAGCTTGA